In the genome of Pontibacter actiniarum, the window AAGGTCCAGCACCGCGGGGAATAACACAATGGCCAGGCCTAGGGCAAAAGGCCGAAGCAAGGGATAGAAATCAATGGGCTCCGCCTGGGCGATGTGCCGCCAAACCCGGGAGCCGATATACCACAGGGCTCCCAAGCCCGCGATACCCTGCGCCACTTGCATGAGGCCGCTGCACAGGGGCAGCATTTCTCCATAAAGCTGCTCGAGCACTTGGTGCAGGCTGCCCGTCTCGCCCGATAGGCCCTGCGCCTGCAGCAGGCCGGGTAGCAACAGCGCACAGGCCAGCAGTATTAGGCTGTGTTTCCAGTATTTCATGTGGAGTGAGTTAAGGGGTGATACCATACAAAGCGCGCGCAGCCGCCACGTCTTTCCCCGCCCGGGCCCGCTGCAGAGCCAGCAGGCTGGTGCTGCCGTTGAAGCGCCGCAAAAACAGCAGGGCCTCTTCCACGTCCAGAAAGAGGGCATCGATGGCCTGCAGGCGCTCTTCGTCCTGCATGCGCAGCTGCCCGTCGGTGATTAGCCGCGAAAGGGCCTCAAGCTGCAGCAAGCTCTCTTCCAAGAGCCGCCCGTAGACCCCAGACAGGTAATCCAGCTCCTGCGCGCTGAAGCAGCCGGCTGCGCGGAAGCGCCGAAGGGCCTGCTCGGACTCGCGCACAAGCTGGAACTGATCGCGCAGGATATCCGCCACGCGCCTGTAGTGGCGGACGGCAGGGCGTACCTGCAGCAGGCCATCTAGGAAAGCCTCGTGCAGGCGGAAGTTTCCCTCCGACACCTGCCGGATCGCGGTGTAGCCAGTGTTGATTACCTGGTAGCCCTGTTTCATATCCGAGAGGAGCTGCTTGAGCTGGGCAAGCTTTTCGACGTTGAGCAGCAGTTGCTGCGCCTCGGCAGACTGCGCCTGTAGTCGCAGGCCACAGGCCATGGCAAAGAGCAGGAGGAGACAGAACTTTTTCATTCGCCCTCCCCTTGCCTATAAAGCCACTGTCGCTCGCCCTGCAGGGCGCCTTGTTCCTGCCACTTGGCTAGGGCTAGCAGACGGACGTGCTCATCCAGGCGCCTGGCCACACCGCAGAGCTCCTGCAGGGCCTGGCAGGCGGCATCAAGTCGTTCCAGCCGGGCAGCGTCCCCCATGGTCAGCTGGCCCGGGGAAAGCGTCTGTGCCAGGGCGGCGAGCACCGCCTCCTGCTCGTCCAGGAGGCGGCCCAGCACCCGGTGCACGTACGCCTTTTCCGTTGGGGTGAGCAGCTTGCTGCCCTGCGCCTGGCTTCCTGTTTCCAGGCACAACTGCTGGAGCCTTGTGCCCAGGGCCACGGCGGTGGCCACCCGCGGCGACGTAGCCACCGCCGGTCTCACACCGGCCAGGGCGCTGAAGTAAGCAGCGTGCTCGTCCCGTTCCCCTGCCTCGGCCAAACCGATCACCGAGAGGCCTTCTCGGGCCAGCCCGTAGCCCTCTTGCATGTAGCTCCCGTACAGCCGCAGGGCGAGCAGCTGCTCGAGCAGGTATTTTTGCTGTGTCTTTTTCTGGCGGAACCACTCGTCAAAGGTTTGCGCCCGGGCCGCCAGCGAGCCAAGCGCAAGGAGCAGGCATAGCATCTGTACTTTCATATTGTCTGTCTTAAAGGTTAAAGTAATGTGTTTCCTGTCGGCAAGCCGGCGTTACGGCAGCCCGTAGAGCCGGCGGAGGGTCTCGGCCTCCTGGCGGGAACGGGCCCGCTGCAGGCTGAGCAGCACGTTCTGGTTATTGAAGCGCAACAGATCGCTGTACGTGGCCTCCACCCCTTGGGCAGCGCGGTTGAGCAGCGCCAGCCGCCCTGCGTCCCCCATCTGGGTGGTGAGGGCCTGCACCGCCAGCAGGACTAGGTCTAGGTGGCGCGCGCTCTCCTCAAGCATGCCGCCGTACACGCGGGCCATATAGGCCAACTCCTCGGCGCTGAAGTGCGGGTCCTGCCGCAGCAGGCGCCAGACACGCTCATACTCGGCCAGCAGCTGCGCCTGTTTGCGGGCCAGGCCCCTGAGGCGCTGGTAGTCAGCCACCAGGCTTTTGACCTGGTAGAGCTCCCGGTAGTACTGGGCATACAGGCTGCGCTGCCGCTCCACCCAGTCATGGATCTCACCCAGCCGCAACCGGGACATGGTATTCTCGAGCTGCTTCTGGGCATTCTGAAACCAGATCACCTTGTTCTGCTGCCGCTGGATCTGCAGGTCCACAGCCTTAATGGCCTTCTTCACGCCGGCTTTGATGACCTCGGTCACGGGATCCTGCGCCCAGGCGCCGTGTGGGCTGACCAGGCTTGCCAGGAGGACCAGTACAAGCATTAGGATGCGTTTTCGCATGATGTTGTCGTTAAGGATGGCTGTGAGCAATCAGGCTGCTGCAAGTCCCGGGCCAGCGCAGCAATGCCTTGCTGCACACTTCCGTAGCGGCGGGCATAGGCAGCTACCTGCACCTTCTCGCGCTCCTCGGTGGTATAGGCCAGGTACTCCTCCGGGGACACCTCGGTGCGGTACACCTTGGAGAGCGTTCCCCCGAGACTGATGAAAACCTCTTTGTACTTTCGCATGGGGTCGTTGGCCCTGTTCACCGACAGCACCAGGGCCTTCTCTTTCTCGGTCAGCCCCAGCAGCTCCTGAATCTGGCTGAACCTGTTCTGATACTTGCTCTGGTCCAGCAGGATCTTACAGTCTGAGTTGTTGATTATGGCCTGCTTTACCACCGGCGAGGAGATGATATCCTCTACTTCCTGGGTCACGACCACGGCTTCCCCGTAGAACTTGCGCACGGTCTTGAACAGGTAGCGGATGTACTCAGCCATGCCCTCCCGCGCAATGGCCTTCCAGGCCTCCTCGATGAGAATCATTTTCCGCACACCCTGGAGCTTGCGCATTTTAGAGATGAAGACCTCCATGATGATGATGGTCACCACCGGGAAGAGGATCGGGTGGTCCTTGATATTGTCGAGCTCAAAGACGATGAAGCGCTCGGAGAGCAGGTCCAGGTGCTCGGTGGCATTGAGCAGGAAAGCGAACTCGCCGCCCCGGTAGTAGGGCCGTAGCACGTAGAGGAAATTACCGATGTCAAAGTCCTTCTCCTTCACTTTATCCCGGGAAAGGGAGACGACGAACTCGTCCCGCACATACTCATAGAAGCTGTCAAAGCCCGGACGCAGGCCACGTTGGCTCGCGAGCTTTTCATAGTAGCCCTGCAGGGCGCCGGAGAGGGCCACGTACTCCGAGCGCAGGAACGGCTCGTTATCCTTCTTCCACAGGGCCAGCAGGAGCGTTTTGATGCTCTCCTTCTTTTCCGTGTCCGGCATGCCGCCGCCCTCAATGTGAAAGGGGTTAAAGCAGATCGGGTGCCCCTCATCGTAGGTGAAGTAGCAGCCCCCCACCAGGTTACAGAGCCCTCGGTAACTGTGGCCCACGTCCACCAGTACCACATGCGTGCCCTGCTCATAATAGCTGCGCACCAGGTGGTTGGTAAAAAAGGACTTGCCACTGCCGGAGGGACCGAGGATGAACTTGTTGCGGTTGGTACAGACTCCCCGCTTGACCGGCTCATCCGAAAGGTCCACGTGCAGCGGCCGGCCTGTCAGCCTGTCGCCCAGGCGCAGGCCCACCGGGCTCACTGAAGAGCGGTAACCGGTCTCCAGGTTAAGGAAGCAGCTGGCCTGCTCGGCGAAAGTGTCAAAGGTCTCGTTCATCGGAAAGTCCCCGGCGTTGCCCGGGATGCCGGCCCAGAAAAGCTGCGGGGCACCGACCGTCTCCTCCTTGGCCACCGCATCCAGCTGGGCCAGGGCGGCGGTGACCTTGCTCTTGAGCTCCTTCGTCTTGGCCGCCTCCTCTGCCCAGACTAGGAGGTTAAAGTGCGCCTTCACCGGCAGGCGCTGTGCACTCAGGGCCTCGTTGAGAAAGGCGTTGGTGGCGTCGCGGGCGATGGCATTCTCGCGCGAATAGGCCGACAGGGACTGCAGGCGCAGGCGCTTGCGCTCCAGCCGGTGCAGCGTACGCTGCGCATCCTCCCGGAAAATGTACTGGCTGTAGAGGTGGTTGCAGGGCAGCAGCTGGCCCAGCGAGGCGGCAAAGCCAACACTGAACTTGGTCCTGTCCGTGGAATAGCGCGCATAGGTCAGGCGGGGCCCGCACAGCGCCGGCAGGTCAGCCGCGTCACCCAGCGTGTAGAGCCTGGCGTGCTGACGCCCTACCTGGATGTCTTCGGCAAAGACCAGGTCCTTGCGCAGCGGCTCCCCCTCCTCTTCAGCCAGTGTGCAGTAGCGCTCGACCAGGCCCTGCTTCCGGCGCTGGCTGAGCAATTCACTCTCCCCCAGCCGCATGAGCCGCACAAACCCGCTGTCCTCCAGAATGTGCCGGAACTGGTCCACGCTGTCCAGAAAATTCTGCAGCAGGGCCGGCTGCAGCGTCAGCGCCGGTACTGAAGAGGCGCGCAGCAGGGCGGAGCGCAGCGAAGTAGATGCCCTGCGCCCCTCCGGCTTCCTGGTCAGCAGGATATAGCAGCTGTGCTCCAGGTAGGGGCGCTCGTTAAAAAAGCGCTCGCTGCTGTGCGCCAGGAAACTGGCTTCCGGCTTGGCATAGTCCGGCTGGTAGCCCCTTTCCAGGAACCAGTCCTGTTTGAGAAAGACTGTCTGCTCGGGCAGGGCTTTGATTGCCCTCACCCAAGCTTGGTGAAAGGCCTCGTACTCCTGGTCTGACAGGGTAAAAAGCTCCGGCAACTCCGCCCGGAAGGCCACCGTGACCTCCCCCCGCCGTGAAAGAAGGCAGTCATGTTCGACGCCCAGCAGGGGCCAGAGTTCTTGTAGTGTTTTGCTCATCATCACGTCTTGTTAGTATTGGTTTGAAAGCCTTTGTTCCTCCCGACCGCTGCCAAGGAAAACAGCCCGGCCGGTCTGGCGTACCAGGCGCGGCACCCGCCGCCGGGCTAACTCTTTCATCAGGCCGTGCTCGCCGTAGGTATTGCTCAGCCGGTACACCCGGCGCATCATCCAAGCCCCAGCCGGGAGCACCAGGCCCAGGCAGGAGAAGGTGCTCAGGCCCAGCGCGTACAGCAGACAGAAGGCCAGCAACAGGACGATCACCCCGCTTCCCAGGTACCAGATATACTGGGCCTTCAGCCCTTTAAATTCTATGGGGCGGTTGATGCCTTTGTGGAGAGTATAGACACTTGTGGCCATGTGCTTGTGCGCCCTGTGCCTAGACCCCGAAAAAGGATTTAATCACCGTAGCCACCACCACTAGAAAGACACAGCTGCCAAACCAGGCGGCGGCCACCTTGCCGGTATCCTGGTCCCCGGCGTTCCATTTTTGGTACACCTTCACGGCCCCGATCAGCCCTAAAAGCGCCCCCACCGCATACATGAGCTGGGTGCCCGAGTCAAAGTAGCTTCGCACTTTCTGGTTGGCCTCTAGGATGCCCGCATTGCCGTCCTGGGCCTGGGCCCAGAAGCTTACCAGAGTCAGGACACAGAGCAGGGCCAGCCCAGCCCAGGGGCGCGGGAACATTCCACCCGCTTGTTTAGAGAAAGTTGAGTTGACAGTTTGCATTTTTCTATGGGTTAACTTGTGAAACATCCGGTTTTGCTTCGGCAACAGTCCCCTCTTCCGAGAAAAGCCCTATCCAAGCTTGCTCCAGCTCCGCCTCGGTGAAGCTTACCCCAGACAGCATGTGGGCCTGCTGCACGATGTACTGGTTAAGGGCACCCCGGGAGGCAGGCTGGCGTAACCCGCCCCGGCTGGCCAGTACCGCGTGGATCCGGCGGAGCAGATCCGGCTTGCTGGCATTCTTGCCTGCCTCCGTGAGGATGCCGTGGCGTATCTGAGACGCCACTTTTGTCAGTTCTTCGTAGCTTAAGTCGTTCCCCCCACTCCCCCCCGGTACCCCGGCGAGAGTGGGAGCTGGTTGCCTCCCTGCCTGCAGCAGCCGTTGCATGCGGTGCCTGTACAGCCAGAGCACCAGCGCTAGGTAGTAGAGCGCAAGGAGCCCCCCGGCGCTGGCTAGGTACATGCTCCAGGAAATTCCGTTCAGCATCGTTTCGTGTTTATTCTCAGGGGATCCGTTTCCCCTTCGACTGAGACAAAGATGCAGCGACCGACAAGGGATTTATGACAAGTCCCTGTGAGCTCACACTTATTTATTTTTGGCCGTGGGATGGTGGATTTTCCCAGCCTGGACAGCGGAAATTCCCCGGTTGGAGGACGCAAGAGGGCGACCTAGCCCCGGCAGGAGGGTTTTCAGAGTGGTCGGCACCGCTTTTGCTGCCACTGCCGTGTGAGCTGTCAAAAGCGTATTTCCCAAGAAAGTCAGTTCTCATCCGCCTCGTCCATGCGCTGTTCCAGGCTCTCCTTGAGGTTGTCCAGGAAAGGCGTGCGGCTCTTTTTGCGAATGCGCATGCCCTGGTACACCCGGTAGAAGTTCCCGAGTC includes:
- a CDS encoding DUF4133 domain-containing protein, which gives rise to MATSVYTLHKGINRPIEFKGLKAQYIWYLGSGVIVLLLAFCLLYALGLSTFSCLGLVLPAGAWMMRRVYRLSNTYGEHGLMKELARRRVPRLVRQTGRAVFLGSGREEQRLSNQY
- a CDS encoding DUF4134 family protein — protein: MQTVNSTFSKQAGGMFPRPWAGLALLCVLTLVSFWAQAQDGNAGILEANQKVRSYFDSGTQLMYAVGALLGLIGAVKVYQKWNAGDQDTGKVAAAWFGSCVFLVVVATVIKSFFGV